The Dunckerocampus dactyliophorus isolate RoL2022-P2 chromosome 16, RoL_Ddac_1.1, whole genome shotgun sequence nucleotide sequence TGATgttttagtcatcaaagagccatgtttAGCGAGTCAGCCTTGTTATCCTGCAAAGTTTGgtcaacaaaataattttgtcATATTTGACAAAAGtgttacatgcataaaacaattctaaatccATATTGAAcagtaaatgacgaatgaaagggatacgtgagcatttaaggttattttcattgacagcattttgaattgttttgtttAGGCAGACCTGGAATgaaatgacgctaaccaaggttccaccgtatCAGGTccctacatttatttaaatatagtaACTTTAGTATTTGAGCCTACAACAAGGTCAAAAATTAAATCTCGAATTTTGATGAATTTAGAGAAATTGGGTTGGAAGTGTTTGATGAAACTGTAATTGACCAAAGCCACCACTAGGTAGAGCCGCTAGACTCATTTCGTACTCGGAACATGAACATTTTGGCTTTCCGTTAACCAATTTTTGTAGCATATATTGAGCAACTTTTTGCACTTCCATGACTATGCTACCTAAAACTTTACGTCTACCGTATTGGTAGTTTTACGATGCAACGTCATTAAGTGGAACTTTGTTCAAAACAAATCGGAGATGGAACATGCGGTTTTGTGTTGCAGCTCCAAAGGTGCGACGTATTGTGCGAGTTACGCCCGATTGATTAACATTTGAATTAAAGGTTTTTAATCTTGTAAATCGGGTAGTGCGTAGGACTGGTGTGTCGCACAACTTTGATCTCGCAAAGTTAAGACTtccctgaacttttttttcctgttttgcatTTGTATACGactcttttgcattttttttttttttttttggtacaacTAAAATGGGAagtggtttttttttggggggggggggttggacaACAATTTCCAAGGCACTACTGCCATCAACGGGACTGGCACGGAAGAGCAACAAGCCAGTTGGTGTGGATGACAGTTTATTGGCTgttgtatacaagagttccaCTGCCGGCAGGTATGGCGAACACAGCGCCCCCTTCTGCATCTCCACGGTGGACGGCTGCGGTCGGCGGGCGGACGGCGAGTTTTCCCGCCGTGTCCATGACGCAGTGGAGCGAGCCAGCTTGGACGTGCCCTCGGGGAGCTCGTCAGATGAGGAggaagatggtggtggtggcggcggcggcgacAGCAGcatgagcagcagcagcagcggcagcgtCCTGTCTGCTCTGTGCCACCCTGCCAACCCTGAACCCATGACCATCCCCACAGTCAACAACCCCAATAGTGTCTACCGGGTAGGGTCCCAATCCACGGACTTTTGTCTCACGATTTGttctgattttttcccccccacactgctttttttcttttggtcttTAGTTCAGCGAGTTTGGTCTCGGCGCCCCTAAGACGTGGCTCACGTACCCCAAGAGGAAGGCCTTCTGCGGGGATGCTTTCCAGCCTCATGCCCCTCCCCAACCTCCCGGAGGTCCTGCACAGCAGATCTCTGGCCAGAAAGGCTTAAAGTCCTACCGGGCCACGTTCACGTTCACTGGCCCCCGTGTGGACAAGTACCACTGGGTCAGCACTTCCCGATCCTAGAACCCACTACAAATCAGACGCAGACTACAGACTTGACAgtcggggtgggggggggtcatCTTTAAAGGATAAGTTTATTACATGCATGATTTAAAGTTTTGCTCTGTTTTAACGTCTTGACATAAGTGTTtttaaataattctaaatgtttttaaactCGCACCTGTGAATAAAGTAACATTGAACTGTGGCTGAAAAGAAATAAAGAACGCGTCTAATCtccacattgttttgttttgttggtttttttttccatcataatgcaaatacaaatctgttccagggtcaaactgtctgTAGCATACATTCGTATGCTGTGAGGTTGCGGAGTCACGACCGTGTTGTGCTGTCTTGCACGCGTGATTACATCATCTGTTAAGTCTTGTGAACGCTGTCGTCCATGCATACTTGGATTACAACACTGTCCCCATCATAAAACTGCACCGGACAAGCGGTGTCTAGTCATATTTTAAAATTCTTACCTGCTATAAAAGTGTAAAACTAACTTGCTTGtacagtaaaatgtaaaaatacagctTTGCACGGGAGGCAAATCTCCACGTCGAGATGAAACTGAACTGACGCAGCCGGAGTACACGTGTGCTGCTTTGCTTGCGGCATGTTCAGTTCCAGGTCGTGTTCTATAGTTGTCCGTGTGCCATTGTGGGTTTGATGCCAACATGTAACGTTACACGTTaccacaatatattttaaatttgactttttggTAAATGTTAGTTtgctttgaaacatttttttgttacaccTGGCGCCATGaaaaaatctattttacatacattttcttGTACCCGAGTATA carries:
- the btg4 gene encoding protein BTG4 encodes the protein MKEEIAAAVFFVARLVKRYGCLDNDSRERFAAALTSALFESYKSHWHPNTPTKGQAYRCLRMNRVRLQDPVLQEACDRSAVRYEDLGLPQELTLWVDPGEVSCRYGEHSAPFCISTVDGCGRRADGEFSRRVHDAVERASLDVPSGSSSDEEEDGGGGGGGDSSMSSSSSGSVLSALCHPANPEPMTIPTVNNPNSVYRFSEFGLGAPKTWLTYPKRKAFCGDAFQPHAPPQPPGGPAQQISGQKGLKSYRATFTFTGPRVDKYHWVSTSRS